From the Mya arenaria isolate MELC-2E11 chromosome 17, ASM2691426v1 genome, the window cacacacgaCAGTGAATGAGAGACATAAACGGCAGTGAACGAGAGatataaacgacagtgaacgagagacataaaagctgaacgagagacataaacggcagtgaacgagagacataaatggcggtgaacgagagacataaacgacagtgaacgcgAGACATAatcgacagtgaacgagagataTAACcaacagtgaacgagagacataaacggtgaacgagagacataaatgACAGTGAaagagagacataaacgacagtgaacgagagataTAAATGGcggtgaacgagagacataaacgacagtgaacgcgagacataaacgacagtgaacgagagataTAACCAaaagtgaacgagagacataaacggtgaacgagagacataaacaaCAGTGAAAAAGAGACGTAAACGATaatgaacgagagacataaacgacagtgaacgagagataTAAACGCCAGttaacgagagacataaacggcagtgaacgagagacataaacggctgtgaacgagagacataagcggcagtgaacgagagacataaatgtcagtgaacgagagacaaaaacgacagtgaacgagagacataaacgacagtgaacgagagacataaacgacagtgaacgagagaaaTACATGACAGTgtacgagagacataaacgacagttaacgagagacataaacggtgAACGAGATACATAAacggtgaacgagagacataagcGGCAGTGAACGAGAAACATAAACGACAGTGGACGAGAGACATTAACGGCAGTGAACAAGAGATATAATcggtgaacgagagacataaacgctgaacgagagacataaacgacattGAACgcgagacataaacgacagtgaacgagagacataaacgacagtggaCGAGAGACATagacgacagtgaacgagagacataaaaggcagtgaacgagagacataaacgacagtaaacgagagacataaacgacagtgaacgagagacataaacgacagtgaacgagaaaCATAAacggtgaacgagagacataaacgacagtgaacgagagataTAAACGGCGGTGAAAGAGAGACATatacgacagtgaacgagagataTAAACGAATGTGAAAGGGAGGCATAAACGGCAGTGAACAAGAGACTTAAACGTcggtgaacgagagacataaacgacagtgaaagagagacataaacgacattGAAAaagagagacataaacgacagtgaacgagaggcATAAAcggcagtgaacgagagacataaacgacagtgaatgagagacataaacgacagtgaacgagagataTAAAcggcagtgaacgagagacataaacggtgaacgagagacattaacggcagtgaacgagagacataaacggtgaacgagagacataaacagTGAACGAGAGTCATAAACGACGgagaacgagagacataaatgtgagtgaacgagagacacacacgacattaaacgagagacacacacgacagtgaacgagagacataaacgacagtgaacgagagacataaacggcaGTGAACGAGATatataaacgacagtgaacgagagacataaacgacagtgaacgagagacataaacgacagtgaacgagagacataaacgacagtgaacgagagacataaacgacagtgaacgagagacataaacgacagtgaacgagagacataaacgacagtgaacgagagacataaacggtgaacgagagacataaacagTGAACGAGAGTCATAAACGACGgagaacgagagacataaatgtgagtgaacgagagacacacacgacattaaacgagagacacacacgacagtgaacgagagacataaacgacagtgaacgagagacataaacggcaGTGAACGAGATatataaacgacagtgaacgagagacataaacgacagtgaacgagagacataaacgacagtgaacgagagacataaacgacagtgaacgagagacataaacgacagtgaacgagagatataaacgacagtgaacgagagacataaacgacagtgaacgagagacataaacgacagtgaacgagagacataaacaacagtgaacgagagacataaacgacagtgaaagagagacataaacgacattGAAAaagagagacataaacgacagtgaacgattGACATAAAcggcagtgaacgagagacataaacgacagtgaatgAGGgtcataaacgacagtgaacgagagacataaacgacagtgaaaaagagagacataaacgacagtgaacgagagataTAAACGACAGTGAAAAAGAGAGACATagacgacagtgaacgagagacataaacgacagtgaacgagagacataaacggcggtgaacgagagacataaacgacagtaaACGAGAGACATAAATGTCAGtaaacgagagacataaacgacattgaacgagagacataaacgacagtgaacgagagacataaacgacagtgaacgagagaaaAACgtgacagtgaacgagagacatacacGAAAGTgtacgagagacataaacgacagttaacgagagacataaacggtgaacgagagacataaacggtgaacgagagacataaacgacagtaaACGAGAGACATAAATGTCAGtaaacgagagacataaacgacattgaacgagagacataaacgacagtgaacgagagacataaacgacagtgaacgagagaaaAACGTGACAGTAAACGAGAGACATACACGAAACTgtacgagagacataaacgacagttaacgagagacataaacggtgaacgagagacataaacggtgaacgagagacataaacggcaGTGAACGAGaaacataaacgacagtgaacgagagacattaacggcagtgaacgagagacataaacggtgaacgagagacataaacggtgaacgagagacataaacgacagtgaacgagagacataaacgacagtgaacgagagacataaacgacagtgaacgagagacataaacgacagtgaacgagagataTAAACGGCAGTGAATGAGTGACATGAAATTTTGCATACCCGATTTTACATTACCCTTTATGATCTATTTTTGAAATTAGAAAATTTCCCATACATTGGAATGACCCAAATAACAATGAATACACAAGTTTAATCACGGCTAATTGTTTGCACACAAATTTTACGCTCTCttgaatgtatttattacattttctaaaaatacaatatcaatggtgtaatttacattttcatagAAAAAGCAACTAGATGTATTTTACTtcctttttctgaaaatatgagTGTTAATCAATCCGGGTTCAGTATTGTGATACCCGAACGAAGAGCAAAAtctatgttaaatatattatatttttggaggataaacattttatttcttccacaaaaggattaaaatagaCAAAGACAATTTCAACAAAGTATTCATTGGGTCTGTAAAGGCAACTGGACTGATACAATCTAGTTTTGTAGAGATGGTCCCATCACGTGAGTACATAAGTTAAAATcttattaaaattaacatacgctctttatttcaaaacacttaTTCGAATTTGCAAGTTACTTGAAATACAAGTACGTGTATAatagaaatttcaaataaatattatttatttacatttatatatctaaaaacaattcaaaagaaACTCGTGGCGGATGAATGtgattactactactactactattactactactgctactgctactggtactgcaactgctactgctactgctactgcaactgcttctgctactgttactgctaccgctaccgccgccatcaccaccaccaccaccaccaccaccactaccaccaacACTGCCACTACCACTGCCACAATCAcaccactaccacaaccactaACACAGTCACTTCCACTGCCACAACCACACCACAACCACTGCCACTACCAGTCACAACCACTGCCACAACCACTGCCACTATTAATCCACTGATACTGTCACAACCACACCTCAACCACACAACTGCCACAACCACTGCCACTACTAATGCCACTACATTTGCCGCTACCACCGCCACAACCACTGCCAAAACCACACCACAACAACTACCACAACAACTGCCGTAGTACTACCATTGCCATTACCACCGCCACAACCTCTACCAAAACCACACCACAACAACTGCCACAACCACTGCCACTATTACACCACTGCTACTACCACACCACACCACTGCCACAACCACACCACAACCACCACTGCCAAAACCACTGCCACAAACAATGCCACAACCAACAACCACTTCCACTTCCACACCACTACCACACCACAACCACTGCCACaaccactgccactgccactaccacaccacaaccacaaccactgccactaccactgACATCATCACACCAACACCACAACCACTGCCACAATCACTGCTACTTTTACAACACTTCCGCAACCACACCACAACCGCACAACTGCAACaaccactgccactaccactgccactaccaccGTCACAACCACTGCCACAACCACACCACAACAACAGTTATAACCACTGCCACAACCACTGCAACAACCACTGCCACAACCACTGCCACTTCCATTGCCACCACCACATCACAACCACATCACAACCACTGCCACAACCACTTCCACCATCataccactaccacaaccactGCCATAACCACTGCCACAACCACTGCCACTTTTAcaccactgccactgccacaaCATCACCACAACACACAACTGCCACAACCACTGCCACTACACCCGCCACAACCACTGCCTTAACCACACCACTACAACTGCCACAACCACTGCCACTATCCCTGCCACTACCACACCACAATTACTGCCACAACCACTGCCACTTCCACTGCCACTTACAAATCACAACCACTGCCGCAACCacaccacaaccactaccacacCACTACCAATGCCACAACTACTGCCACTACCACTCCACCACCACTGtcactaccactgccactaccactgccacaactactaccactaccactgccacAACCACTGTCACAGCCATTGCCACtacaccaccacaaccactgcCATaaccactgccactaccacaCCACAACCACTGCAACTACCACTGCCAGTACCAAATTAGTGTATTGTTTCGATAGAATCCTAAAAAAGAATGCTGTTTTCACatgtgaacaaaaaaaacaacaaacaaacgtATAGCATTGATGTTTTACGCAAAAAATACAcaagaaaaaacaacttaataaaCGATGTATTCTTATGCGAAATGTATTCTATAAATTTCAAGAAGAAAATACGTAATTGCAGGGAGAAAAGAAGAAGGAGAAAAACAGCATcaacaacgacgacgacgacagcAACAAAAAGAAGAAGGAGAAGACCACCGACGACGGcgacaacaacagcaacaacaggaAGTTGAAAATCGACGACGACAAGAACGACAATCTCGTCGACATCAACAACGTGAAGCTGAAGAAGAAAGACGACGACGACACGTAGAAGATGATGAAGAAATAGTTGAAGGAGATGAAGAACAATAAAAACGAATACCAAGGCGAAGACAAGATGAAGGAGAAGAAGAGGAAGGAGACGGGGACGAATAACAATAAAAACGACAAggacaacaataacaacaaaaaagtaaacaatgacAACATGAAGAAACAGGagaagaatattaaaaaaaaataagttggtTGTATTATTCAGGAGGACAAATAGGATGTACACCTTATACTAATGATATTACGTGCAAAACATATGCTAATATGCTAATCATTGCTCAAGATCACACGAAACATTTAGAAGTTTACGTTTAAGGGGAACATCAATCAACGAGCGAAAGAACGAAAGTTTGTCATTCTCAGTTTAATAATGGAAATATCACAATTACAAGAACCTGTTTGGCCAGTTCGCTATTTTTATACGAGAGTTTTGTCAACGAGACAAAAGGAAATgtgttatattcattttattcatgtGCCTTTCACGACTCCTGTTTTGTACAAATGACATGATTTCAACTGTTCATTCCTTTTGAATAGCTTGTCCAGGATGATAACTATCGTTCTGTCAACATCTTGCCGACTAATGCATATGGTAACGtactcaaaataaatatcatcatcatcatcatcatcatcatcatcatcatcatcatcatcatcatcatcatcatcatcatcatcatcagtatctATGTATTCTTTACTAGTTTGCAGAAATAgcaacaaaaatgtaaatgttcgCATTCCAAAGTTGTGGATTGTTTTGCTCTGATGTTATtgtaatgttaataataatttataacgaccataaatgtgtttttcttttctcTTGAAAAATTTTAAACTTTCCATCGACTACTTTTGATAAATCCGGACTGATTACATATGTATCAAACAATTAATAACTGATTACTTAATAATGGTAAAACACTGGTCTGTTATATTGCTTGAGTTGAATAATAAATGCACCCATTGCCAGTTAAAGAAACCTTTTTGATATCGGACAGTTGCGATattcgttttgttttgaaagtaaCATAAACAAGTGTATTTTcgttaaacatttgtttatgaaaGTTGCGCCATAGACCTAGTCTTAATCCATTGAATATACGTCATGTATTGAAGTGGCTATGAACACGACTGTTCAATTTCCTTTTGAAGGATATCattcaaatatcaaacaaagtttgcttgtgtttgtcatacatgaaacacataatatttaaagtttagGTAACGCatatgaaatagcaaaaaaaaaacgtgttcGTCTTAATATTAAAGATAGCTTGTCAAAGTTTAAGGACGTTTCATTCAGCCTACAGCCTAAATTACAAGTTATTTTCAATCCTGTATGTATTAATGATACCACTATATTAGTGTCGTTGTTGTctgataaagaaatatcaataacgACAGCATTATGCCTGTTTGGTGACTTTTCTGAGCTAATACTAGCAGAACGATATTAATGTTACAGCAAAATGCATTccgctttttaaatatttcatacattcaGGTATAAAGTATATTGGACACACTTAACAtaactttacatacatgttcACGCTACCCCACTGCTACTCAAAACGCTGCTactcacccccccccctccccttgTTGAGACATACGAACTATCACATAAAACATAACGTGGTCATAATGTTTGTTCATATCCGTAGCGATATGCAATTATTAGGTGAAAACTTTCAAGTGGTAAAAGTTTCCGCTTCTGGCACAACAGGCTACtaaacatataaactgataacCATCGTTTAATTTGccttaatttatgtttatgaatacTAGAACAAACCGaaacatgtttatcaatataagtTACACAGACAATAGgatttaacagtttaaatgaGAATTCGATTATCATTCAATTATGCAATCAGTCAATCAATTaaccaatcaatcaaacaatcaatcaattaaagaATAAATCAACCAATCGGATAAGTATAATTGTTTGATTGAAAAGAGGAATCCTTGGttaattgtcaaaacaatataatgcGTATGTTGATTAAAGCATTGTACAGTAATAGTGTTATTAGTGCAcgcattatttcattttgcggtttaaatatgattttgaagTAAGTAAATAGTCAGATAAGCGTTTAATATTAACACATGTAttcaaactatataaaaaagcCTATTGCTAATTATAATTCgtaattgtttttcaataaaattggtTATTAAAAAAAGCTATGGTGAATCATTAATACGAAGAAAGAATTCCGATCAGTCtgcaaacaaatgcattttacgAAAATCATGACACAGttgcaaaatattatgtattttgtattcataCTATTCTAAGCGTTTTCAAAAAAGCTGAATATCGTTTTCTGAAACCAATTGGCAAGCTTTTGAGTATCGTGTTACTTAGTTGGAAAACATTTGTTCAGGATTGAATGGCTCGTCtatcaaaatcaataccttTTACAAAACgtacaagttttatttacattttctgaaagtATAAGGGAATAATGTTTTAGTTTAGTtctacaaatcatgtttaaggAAGTTATTCTGAAACATGTGACACTTAAGATATTTCTAGAAATCGGGGCTAGACAAAAAGAATAGGTGGAACTATTAATGCCATCCAATATATTATTGATTATCGTTTTCTTTTCGCttcgaaacaaaacaaaacaaaattaaggaGTCATATGGGATCGAAGCTTTGGTGATTATTGAAAAGAGTTAGGTACCTCATTGGCTTAGcatcaatatttatgaaaaatgcagaaacaagctcagtagccaaaagtttgaATATAAATCCCGCTTAATGGCACATGGTAAACggcaaagacatagaacacaaaaatgaaacaaaatcacaaacaagaaacatggaacaacccaaaactccacaaacaaaaatgtttatactaAACGTGTTAATGGGCACAAACACCTTATTAGTTAAACCTTCAGTGTGTTTTTGTCGTACAATGTTGTAAACAATCTGTATAACTTTCGTtccaatataattaaaattatacgCTTTGACAGTTGACTTTCATCAAGATCTAATATTCTAGTGAGATTGATTTTGTTCATGGCCACGATTAAGACATGGAAGTCATAATAACTGGTTATTCGTTGCTACTATATGTAGTCCAACTGAGAGGAAGCATTTGAATTAGGATTATAAAATAGCATGGAGGTTTAAAGACACTCCCAAAGTACATTTTAGCGACTTGAAGTTTCAAATAGTGTATTATGGTGTACCTCATATGCATGTTTCTTCTACTATGTTGAAATTGAATGATCCGTTGGACAATTTTAGGGTGAGAGCGCCGGGTGCGCACCTGTCTCTTCATTTTCTAGTGCATTACAGGAGATAGTAGTTTTTTTCTGGTCATTCATTTATAAGGCTTTGTAACCATCAGACAGACCAAAAGGTCAGgagtatttttaaatgattaccCCTTTAAACACCCATATTAATCAGATGTGAAGTCATCAcgaaaaggtcatggtcatgtTGACTAAGAGGCATCGTGTTCAAtgtgttattatgtttttacatatttgcaTTGACATCGGTCTATATCTTTGCTTGACGTGTGAACTAATAACACGTACAGCTTCAGTTTTATACAAACATGGTTTTagtattttcttttacaaacgCTACTATTGTTGCCATCCTTTTCTCCTGTCTGGTGACCCATGTCATTTTAATATTCCTTGAAAGAGTATTGCTTGCTGAAAACTAGTATGTTgatgaatatttctttaatatttaaactagttttataATCAAGCTATTCTAGTCCGTCTATTTACTCTTCATTTCAACTGAATAAATAGCTGTGTCATTGCAAGCATTCTTTCAAATTCTACCAAAACTATTTTGGTCAccaattatcaaaaaacaatCAGATATTTGTTGGTCGATTACATTTAACACCAAATCAAATAACACTATTCATATGGAAAAATACAGGAACGCAAGAAGTGTAAATTGTAttcatcaaaacataaacataaaagtgAAAACCTGTACGATAAACAGACAATCTGTAATAATCGTCAGCTTTCTGAAGTAATCATCATAACgtaaaatattctttattcTAATTgctcaacatattttttttaaataaagatttggTACATTCACTCtttcaataactttaattaaataaaaggatgaatatataaatatcaaatagaGTGTATCGTATTCTAATACGTTTGGAATTAAGATACATAGGCTGCAATGggttttgttaaaatcaaatatttgtaataatagCTGAATatcgtttttcttaaacagcCGGCAAACGATTTGAATGTTCTACAAAAAGTAATTGTTACCTTATCGATATTGACAACCATACCTATTCAAACTAGATCATTTCAAAAGGAGGTTTATTGCCAGGTTTGCGTAAGATCGTCAATgattttaagaaagaaatacatgtttatttttttaagatatatcaATGGattaatatgttataaatagcGTATATATCAAGTATGTATCATAGATAGATGCAGCTTATGTTGAAACAGtagttcaaaaaataaaaataagagtcaaaatattattcaactATCGTTAAAGTGACAAAAAGATTGAAAGGCTGAGTAAATTTAAGACAAATCACAAATAAATAGGAATacgtttaaatacaatatttttaaacattggtttaaaccaaattgtatgcaaacaaacctttaaaagttaaaaaaatgcacGACGGGCAATCAATTCAAAAGGGAACCAATGTATCACGGCGTTATGGTACACGACGGTTTCCCAATTTAAAACACAGAATTACGATACCACTCATGATTCCTAATCCTATGCCAACTTGTTTCCACGATGAAGACTGATGACTTtcctttttactttttatccatttatgaacaaaatgttCACAGTTGTTAGTGCGAGCATCGTATTTTTGTTCATCCGTTTGACTGAAGAAGTTATCAAGTGCGTTTTCAACTACTTCGTCCCTAGCAATATCTGGATGTCGTATGATTGCCAAGTCACTTTTTTGAATCGTTACCCTTTCCTTCCGTATTATATTTCCGTGTGTGTCCCTCCGTCCAGTTACATGAATTATTTCTACCGTGACGTAGTTATCATCCGCTGACACGACACTTTTAACCACAGCATGATGTTTAAACGAAGGCACCCTTGAAGGCACCCCTGAGCCCACAATAGCACACTGACTTTGTCCGGAAACTTCAATATGCATTCCACATTTAATTTTACCATTACCGTCTAAAGTATATCCATCGCGACACATTGAGCATGACTCCACTGGACACGATGTGGTTTGATGTCTTGACATTCTTTTATCCTTTTTTGAACAGAATGagtatttttcttgaaataagcagTGAGTATCTACAGCGACCTAGCCCGTCTGAAAGTCAAATATTTCGATCTTTTATATTCGGAATAATAACAAAAGCGAAAAATGTTGAACGACATAGAAATGATAGTCTTTTTAACATTTCTCTTATGACAATATTAAgctaaataatgtaatattgcttttagaaataaatgtattaaaggtacgaagtgaaaaaaacaatatcaaacttaATTGTGCAGTCATAATTTTCTTCTGCCTTCAAATACAATTTGCATGCTTAAAGTAAAGTGTCAGCCAAATAAAATGGATTATAGATAAGAGGTAATTATCACAGTTGAATGAGCTGTCACTGTGATCATGACTGGTGAACGCAATCAGCATATGCAATTGTTCATGATTGTTAGAAACTAACTAAGCGTTTAAACTAATTAACTAGGCACCACTACTAAAGTCTAAGTTTATGACCAAGATTTAGATCACCTCTAACAAcggaaataatacaaacatattttgtaaaacaatactcTTGTTGCATACTGCGACGTGTACATTTAGGTTAAATTACTTAAATGGGTAAGTTGTTCTTACCGATGCTTTAAAAGGTTACCCGGACAGacaagaacaagagct encodes:
- the LOC128224693 gene encoding apolipoprotein A-IV-like produces the protein MVPSRRKEEGEKQHQQRRRRQQQKEEGEDHRRRRQQQQQQEVENRRRQERQSRRHQQREAEEERRRRHVEDDEEIVEGDEEQ